One Narcine bancroftii isolate sNarBan1 chromosome 3, sNarBan1.hap1, whole genome shotgun sequence DNA window includes the following coding sequences:
- the LOC138758455 gene encoding dnaJ homolog subfamily B member 1-like, giving the protein MGKDYYKILGIQKGTAEDEIKKAYRKLALKYHPDKNKSPDAEDKFKEIAEAYDVLSDPKKREIYDQFGEEGLKGGGSAGPNGTNFQYTFHGDPHAVFAEFFGGRNPFDMFFGQRNGDEEMEVDDDPLSSFSGFGMSGMGGVGMGGMPGFQRPRTSAKKQDPPVTHELKVSLEEIFSGCTKKMKIRRKRLNPDRQTSRQEDTILTIDIKKGWKEGTKITFPKQGDETANNIPANIIFILKDKPHPVFKRNGSDIIYMAKISLREALCGCTLSIPTLDKKTHMMAFKDVIQPGSQRRIAGEGLPLPKQPDRRGDLVIEFQVHFPESLSNATREKLKELLPL; this is encoded by the exons ATGGGGAAGGATTATTATAAAATCCTTGGCATTCAGAAGGGAACAGCAGAAGATGAGATCAAAAAGGCGTACAGGAAACTGGCCTTAAAGTACCATCCTGACAAAAACAAATCTCCGGATGCGGAGGATAAGTTCAAGGAGATTGCCGAGGCTTATGATGTATTGAGTGACCCCAAGAAACGAGAGATTTACGACCAATTTGGAGAGGAAG GATTAAAGGGTGGAGGTTCAGCTGGTCCAAATGGCACCAACTTCCAGTACACTTTCCATGGAGACCCTCATGCTGTTTTCGCTGAGTTCTTTGGTGGGAGGAACCCTTTTGACATGTTCTTTGGTCAGAGAAACGGTGATGAAGAGATGGAGGTGGACGATGACCCGCTGAGCTCCTTCAGTGGATTTGGCATGAGTGGAATGGGGGGCGTTGGAATGGGAGGCATGCCTGGCTTCCAGAGACCACGGACATCAGCTAAAAAGCAGGATCCTCCAGTCACCCATGAGCTGAAGGTTTCCTTGGAGGAGATCTTCAGCGGCTGCACCAAGAAGATGAAAATCCGACGGAAGCGGCTGAATCCTGACAGGCAAACATCAAGGCAGGAAGACACCATCCTCACAATTGATATTAAGAAGGGTTGGAAGGAAGGGACAAAAATCACCTTTCCCAAGCAAGGTGATGAAACGGCCAACAATATTCCAGCAAACATCATCTTTATTCTAAAGGACAAGCCACATCCTGTCTTCAAGCGGAATGGATCTGATATAATCTACATGGCAAAAATCTCCCTCCGGGAG GCACTATGTGGTTGCACTCTGTCGATACCAACACTGGACAAGAAAACTCACATGATGGCCTTCAAGGATGTCATCCAGCCGGGATCGCAGAGGAGAATAGCAGGGGAAGGATTGCCACTGCCAAAGCAGCCAGACCGCCGAGGCGATTTGGTGATTGAGTTCCAGGTGCATTTTCCAGAGTCGCTGTCAAATGCCACGCGGGAAAAGCTGAAAGAGCTGCTGCCCCTGTAA